The Euphorbia lathyris chromosome 2, ddEupLath1.1, whole genome shotgun sequence genome includes a window with the following:
- the LOC136218384 gene encoding LOW QUALITY PROTEIN: peroxisomal ATPase PEX6 (The sequence of the model RefSeq protein was modified relative to this genomic sequence to represent the inferred CDS: inserted 2 bases in 1 codon) yields the protein MMVDRRRKPLILSSTKFLIDSLLNSSTHAHHKLTADDEVSPTLHLPAGILRFLKDKIGDSKLISLDDSTLVGLSTPLLKKLALTSGSLVLIKNNEAKVHRIAQVVILDPPTNHGRTSTVKDPISLAPHTMVVFPTCRFPSDYPLLLDTEIAYLSPLLAFNIDLHISCLNSLVCLGNETLASLFETKVDDDTSRKVREASLISLELEPVAQLPRYASHLRVSFVKIPECGALESLRGTSSVEAEDRQELIDLALHKCFEVDRYLSHGDVFSICIDWTCNSAMCIPCNQISKNRSYNIIYFKVVAMEPSNEDILRVNRTKTALVLGGTASSALPPNVLTDGSIGFAPSQKDAVKSLASILAPPLCLSALSSKFRVSVLLYGPEGCGKKTVVRYVSRRLGLHVVEFNCHNFMASSDKMASIALAQAFNTAQRYMPTIIFLRHFDVFRNLMSHEGSPNDQVGLASEIASVIREFTEPVAEDDDKTHSDLPVKDPGRKSRHQVLLVAAAESSEGIPPVVRRCFSHEISMGPLTEEQRVEMLSQLLQNGSELLSNTGMEDSVKEIVGQTSGFMPRDLGALIADAGASLISKGNIQAGEAEFKDLDGSLGGKAVQDLESHNATXSLWRNFFLPKALERSKKRTASALGTPKVPNVKWEDVGGLEDVKTSILDTVQLPLLHKDLFSSGLRKRSGVLLYGPPGTGKTLLAKAVATECSLNFLSVKGPELINMYIGESEKNVRDIFQKARSARPCVIFFDELDSLAPARGASGDSGGVMDRVVSQMLAEIDGLNDSTQDLFIIGASNRPDLIDPALLRPGRFDKLLYVGVNSDPSYRERVLKALTRKFTLHQDVSLYSIAKKCPSNFTGADMYALCADAWFHAAKRKALSSESETSSDSVVIEYEDFIKVLGELSPSLSTAELNKYELLRDQFEGA from the exons ATGATGGTCGACAGACGGAGGAAGCCTTTGATCCTTTCTTCCACCAAATTCCTCATCGATTCTCTACTCAATTCCTCCACACATGCTCACCATAAGCTCACCGCTGATGATGAAGTCTCACCCACCTTACACCTACCCGCTGGAATACTCCGCTTCTTAAAAGACAAAATCGGTGACTCTAAACTAATTTCTCTTGACGATTCAACTTTGGTTGGCCTTTCTACGCCTCTTCTTAAGAAATTGGCTCTAACTTCGGGTTCTCTG gtGCTTATCAAGAATAACGAAGCAAAGGTACATAGGATTGCCCAGGTTGTCATTTTGGATCCTCCCACGAACCATGGACGCACATCTACTGTTAAAGACCCTATTTCTCTTGCTCCTCATACAATGGTTGTGTTTCCTACCTGTAGATTTCCTTCAGATTACCCTCTGTTATTGGATACGGAAATTGCATATCTCTCACCTCTGTTAGCTTTTAACATTGACTTGCACATATCTTGTTTGAACTCGCTTGTCTGCCTTGGAAACGAGACCTTGGCATCGCTTTTTGAAACTAAAGTAGATGATGATACTAGTAGAAAAGTTAGAGAGGCTTCTTTAATCAGCTTAGAATTGGAACCTGTTGCTCAACTGCCTAGATATGCCTCACACTTGAGAGTTTCTTTTGTTAAGATACCAGAATGTGGTGCACTCGAGTCTTTGAGAGGAACCTCATCAGTTGAAGCTGAAGATCGGCAAGAACTTATTGATTTGGCATTACATAAATGCTTTGAAGTTGATAGATACCTATCGCATGGCGATGTTTTCAGTATCTGCATAGATTGGACTTGCAATTCAGCTATGTGTATACCTTGCAATCAAATATCAAAAAATAGAAGTTACAACATCATCTACTTCAAG GTTGTAGCTATGGAGCCTTCAAATGAAGACATTCTTCGAGTCAACCGCACTAAAACAGCCCTTGTACTTGGAGGGACTGCTTCTTCTGCTCTTCCCCCAAATGTGTTGACTGATGGATCCATAGGTTTTGCTCCTTCTCAAAAGGACGCAGTGAAATCCTTGGCCTCCATTCTTGCACCACCTTTATGCCTGTCAGCCCTTTCTTCAAAATTTAGAGTTTCTGTCCTACTATATGGCCCAGAAG GGTGTGGTAAGAAGACAGTTGTTAGATACGTTTCTCGTAGGTTGGGCCTTCATGTTGTGGAATTCAATTGTCATAATTTTATGGCATCCTCTGACAAAATGGCATCTATTGCTCTTGCTCAAGCCTTCAACACAGCTCAAAG GTACATGCCAACAATAATTTTTCTCCGCCATTTTGACGTCTTTCGAAATTTGATGTCACATGAGGGTtcaccaaatgatcaagttgGTCTCGCCTCAGAAATTGCATCAGTCATTAGGGAATTCACCGAACCTGTTGCTGAAGATGATGACAAAACACACAGTGATTTG CCAGTCAAGGATCCTGGAAGAAAAAGTAGGCATCAGGTGCTGTTAGTTGCAGCTGCTGAGAGTTCTGAAGGTATACCACCCGTTGTACGGCGTTGTTTTAGCCATGAAATAAGTATGGGTCCTCTAACAGAAGAACAAAGGGTTGAGATGTTGTCGCAGTTGCTACAAAATGGTTCTGAGCTACTTTCTAAT ACTGGGATGGAAGATTCTGTAAAGGAAATTGTTGGGCAGACATCTGGTTTCATGCCCAGGGATTTGGGTGCTTTAATTGCTGATGCTGGTGCAAGCCTAATCTCAAAGGGAAATATTCAAGCTGGTGAGGCTGAGTTCAAGGACTTGGATGGTTCTCTGGGAGGGAAAGCAGTCCAGGACCTTGAATCACATAATGCTAC ATCCCTGtggagaaatttttttttgcctaaagCATTGGAGCGGTCTAAGAAGAGAACTGCATCAGCATTGGGTACTCCTAAG GTTCCTAATGTGAAATGGGAAGACGTAGGTGGGCTTGAGGATGTGAAGACATCAATTTTGGATACTGTTCAG TTACCCCTTCTACATAAGGATTTATTTTCATCGGGGCTGCGTAAGCGCTCTGGTGTACTGCTATATGGCCCTCCAGGAACAGGAAAA ACTTTACTTGCCAAAGCTGTTGCAACAGAATGTTCCCTAAACTTTCTAAGTGTAAAAGGGCCTGAATTGATCAACATGTACATAGGAGAGTCAGAGAAAAATGTCCGCGACATTTTCCAGAAG GCAAGATCAGCACGACCGTGTGTAATATTCTTTGATGAACTTGATTCTCTTGCTCCAGCTCGGGGTGCCTCTGGGGATTCTGGGGGTGTTATGGACAGAGTTGTTTCTCAG ATGCTTGCAGAGATTGATGGCCTAAATGATTCTACACAG GATCTATTTATCATAGGGGCAAGCAACAGACCAGATCTAATTGATCCAGCACTTCTCAGGCCTGGGCGGTTTGATAAGCTGCTATATGTTGGGGTTAATTCTGATCCATCTTATAGGGAGCG GGTCCTTAAGGCACTCACACGTAAGTTCACATTGCATCAAGATGTTTCTCTATACTCCATTGCAAAAAAATGCCCCTCGAACTTCACTGGTGCGGACATGTATGCTTTGTGTGCAGATGCATGGTTTCATGCTGCAAAGCGTAAG GCTTTAAGTTCGGAATCAGAGACTTCTTCTGATTCAGTTGTTATTGAATACGAGGACTTTATAAAG GTATTGGGAGAGTTGTCTCCGTCCCTTTCGACGGCAGAGCTTAACAAATACGAGTTGCTGCGGGATCAATTTGAAGGAGCATAG